The genomic region TGAAAGCTACACTAATAGGGTCAGTGTCCTGTTATACAGAGAAAAGATGAAACCTGTCCAGTTACTGCTTTATACTGAAGTAGATACATTCATTTAAAGGattaaaattcacaaaaaaGGCTTATTCCTCTATTAATGCCACATCTAACTTCTTTAAAAACGTTGTGATCAAAACCCAACAATCATTTTGTGGTGTCtttctgacccagaacagcccaGTTTACCTCTAATCTGAGGCAAATGTCACTTCCTCCCAGACCATTTCTGTGAACAACATATCTGTAAGGCCCCCTTACCAGGAAACCACTGGGCTGCTTATATGAAGAGCTGTAAATCACCATGTTTGGTACAAGCACTGGTGAATCTGCTCTGAATCTGTATGTCATTTACAGAAATTACTCTTACTCTAAATGACTCTTAAAAAGACACTAATGAGATCTTGTCTGATTAAACACAAAGATAGAACATGTTCAGCTCTACTGTTTTACACTAAagtacacacattcactccAGGTGTCGTCCGTCTGGCTTCTTGCTTTGTTGATCTTAATCTCCATCAAAGCAAAGTAAGGGAGATTATCTCCACATTGGTAATCCTGTACATGAGAAACAGTACATCACAATGTGATACACGACCATTTACATACAGAAAAAGGTGCTGTGCTAAAGCTGTAGTAATGCAGTAGTGTAAAaatacagtacctttgcattcCTTTTTGAGGCAGCTGAAATTCTTCTATGAcaatctgaaaaacaaaatgttaaccTTCTTAATATCATGTTGAGTGAATAGACATGAACTAAAACAGCAGCAATTACCTTCACAAGGAGAGCTGTTCCTTTTGTTCATTGCACATACTAAGATACCCAGTACAACAACTAGGATGGTGGCGATGGCGAAACCCCCGCGCCAGACAAGACAATCCTCCACTTCTGTAGAGAGCCAACAGATATTAAAGCTTGTTTTTCTTAACTTTGAGTAGAAGGTAATCATCACAAATCTCTAGTTAGAAAGTTACTTACTGACAACGTCCAGCTTGGTCCCGTCTCCAAACAGTATCTGTCCACATAAGGCAACAGCACAGTAGTAGGTCCCAGCATGAGAAagattcagactcttcatcggCAAGTTGTAGACACaggtgtgggtttgtgtgttggtgttcctctcacactgatcattcctgcctccatgtgtgtaaatgagtcctGGATGAGATTCTTCAGAGTTTTTGAACCAGTAAACACTGTGTTCTCCATCATCACAGGTCCCAatgtgtactgtacagttcagagtcacagagcctCCTGGCTGGATGCTCTCAGATGCTGACTGATGCACCAAAGCTTGGATGTTTAAACCTGAATCCTTTACACTGATAATTATTCCCTCCtcaaattgtaaaataaatgtgaagcTACTTACGCAGTAGTAAGTAGCTGAGTCTGAAATGCGTATATCTGTGATAGTCAAGTGATTTTTACTGAGGCTAGTATCTAGTGTGAAGCGTGGATCGTTCTTAAATTCATCATAGAAAATGCCATTTCCTTCGTACTTATAGATGGTGGAGACTAGCCTTGGTTTCTGCCCTAGTGCCTGCTTATACCAGTAAAGCCTTGCAACATCACCTTCATAGAAACATTGCAACGTCAAGCTGTCCCCAGTATTAACAGACACAAAACCTTTCCCTTGGCGAACAGATGAAGAGAATTTCAGATCAGTCATCTGAActgaagtaaaatgaaaaacaaagcaaaggcacatttagtttaattttataAAGAGTATCACAGCAAGTACAATTAAATGAGAAGTGactaaaaaatacacaaaaaaggaaCTCACCCATTTTCCCTAAGGACAAACACAtcagacaaaaaacaacctttGGAGATGCCATCGTTTCAAATGCAAGTATTGAAAATAATCTGGACTATCGCTCCTGTCTTCAGAGACAAGACTGGCCAAACGCAAGGTGTCACCTAAATGTCACATGCTCACTGCCGCTTATACTGCAAAGGCCAactcttgcaaaaaaaaagatcacacgttgagtaaaaaataaagaaccACAGACATCGTCACACCCTGTATTCTCACAGATGGGCTGCACTCACTTTAAAGTTGTggttaattttttttgtgtttcaaataTGAAAGCGTccgtttgatgtgttttttccaaCTTTTATAGTCTTGATGTGACATTAACAGCAACATGCGGTACAATGGAGTTCAGCTGATCATTATTATGTCAAGTTAAATAACATGCAAGCATAGTAACAACCTGTTAAATACAGGTAATCAGTTGGCTTTCACTGCAGAGGCATCCTGCTCGtaaccacacatacacaaagacaaaaagtgcACACGGTCCTTGATGTACACAAGTTCTGCAACTACCAATCTGTGTCGTCCATGACTTTACACAATCACAGACCGAGCACTTTATGAATAACAGCTATGtgatctaatgcaatccaatacatcagctctgccataaattctactttaataaagcttttacattttcagttttgttgGCATTTTCTTAACTGTACGTAATGtatattattgaggtcatagtggttGGTGGTGGTATACTGAAGTGCATTGTACTGAAAAATGTTACTTACATTTTTTCCACCCCACTAACCTACATAAGGCTGTGTCTTATATCTGAGTGACACTGTGCCTGAACTTCACCAGTGCAGACACACGTTCAGGCTAGCTGACTGAGTTGCCTGTGCCCAGGACAAGATTAtcattcctctctgtctcccctcgTCTCTGACACCGCTACCAGACTCAACAGAGAGGATGTTTTGTGTCAGGCTTTTATACAAACTAATGGATGTTAAAATGAAGGCCAAAACATTGTTAATCGAGGgaaattgaaaatgttttcGATCAGTATGTCAATTAAAATTAGAAAGATACAATTTAACAGCTTTTATTTGACTTAAATACTTTGAATAGGCCTATTTTGACACATTATTCCAGCAGATGATTTAACCATTAGAGGGCCCAGCTCTGGTTTCCCCCCCATGACCCAGGACAAAAGACCCGGTAGactttatggcagagctgttgcattagcttgcacaggtgttcctaataaagtctTGGGTGACTGTACATCTTCAAAAATAACTGGTTGAATCAGCACAACTCTGAGAATTatggaacatttttaaacacttcATACTGCTTCCTCCTATGGTCATTAAAAAATGATCTCAGTATGTTATGGGTTTGTTGCACTGTTAAAGATATATCTTAGTACATtacaacaaatataaaacatgcacagttCTACTGCTTTACACTTGAGTACACGCATTCAGTGTTGGTGTTGTCCTTCTGTTTTCTAGATCTGTTGACCTTGTGTTCCTTTAAAGCTGCGTAATggatgttttcttcattttggtGACCCtgataataaaatatagaaCAGTAACGCAATgcatgagagaaataaaaataaattcccAAAAACGGTTGCACTAAAAATGAATTGTAATATAATAGTTTATCTAAAattagaaaggaaaaaaaaagaaacataccTCTGCATTTATTGTTGAGGAAGCTGAAAATCTTGCATTAGACTCTGTGAAAGATTGAAAAATGAGCTTACTATAATTCCAaattcactgacacactgtcaACTGCAAAGAATAATATCATACCTTTGCACTGGCAGCTGTTTCTTTTGATGATAACACAAACTGAGAAAGCCAGTAAAACAACCAGGATGGTGGTGAATGCTAAAGCTCCACTCAAGAAATACACCAAGACAAGAGAGTCTACCTCATCTGTAGAGAGTCAGATACagatattttgtgtttaaatatgGAGTTATACACTTATAACAAGAGACAACCTCTGTTAGAAAAAGTTACTTACGCTCAACATCCAGCTTGGTCCCGTCTCCAAACAGTATCTGTCCACATGAGGCAACAGCACAGTAGTAGGTCCCAGCATGAGAAagattcagactcttcatcggCAAGTTGTAGACACaggtgtctgtttgtgtgttggtgttccTCTTACACTGATCATTCCTGCctccatgtgtgtaaatgagtcctGGATGAGATTCTTCAGAGTTTTTGAACCAGTAAACACTGTGTTCTCCATCATCACAGGTcccagtgtgtactgtacagttcagagtcacagagcctCCTGGCTGGATGCTCTCAGATGCCGACTGATACACCAAAGCTTGGATGTTCAAACCTGAACCCTTAACACTGACTGTTATGCCTTCTGCAAATTCAAACTTGTATGAATAGCTGCTGGCACAGAAGTAAGTAGCTGAGTCGGAAATCTGCAAATCTGTGATCTTCAAGTGATTTCTACCAATTTCAGTATCCAGTGTGAAACGTGGATTGTTCTTCAATTCATTATGAAAAGTGCCATTTCTTTCGTATTTGTAAAAGGTAGAGATGAGCTTAGGGATCTGTCCGGGAGTTTGCTTATACCAGTAAAACCTTGCTGCAACATCACCTTCATAGAAACATTGTAAAGTCAAGCTGTCCCCGGTATTAACAGACACAAAACCTTTGTCTTGACGGACAGATGAGGAGAATTTCAGATCAGTCATCTGAGCTGAAgtaaaatgaaaagacaaagcaaattcacattaaaaacacgTAGATAAAGGAGTGaccatacattttaaaagacacaaACTGGATTCATAAAACAAAACTCACCTATTTCCCCCAAGAACAGACACGTCAGATAGCAAACCAACTTTGGAGATGTCATCGTG from Scomber japonicus isolate fScoJap1 chromosome 22, fScoJap1.pri, whole genome shotgun sequence harbors:
- the LOC128383415 gene encoding uncharacterized protein LOC128383415, with the translated sequence MASPKVVFCLMCLSLGKMVQMTDLKFSSSVRQGKGFVSVNTGDSLTLQCFYEGDVARLYWYKQALGQKPRLVSTIYKYEGNGIFYDEFKNDPRFTLDTSLSKNHLTITDIRISDSATYYCVSSFTFILQFEEGIIISVKDSGLNIQALVHQSASESIQPGGSVTLNCTVHIGTCDDGEHSVYWFKNSEESHPGLIYTHGGRNDQCERNTNTQTHTCVYNLPMKSLNLSHAGTYYCAVALCGQILFGDGTKLDVVKVEDCLVWRGGFAIATILVVVLGILVCAMNKRNSSPCEGLPMWR
- the LOC128383789 gene encoding M1-specific T cell receptor beta chain-like: MTSPKLVCYLTCLFLGEIAQMTDLKFSSSVRQDKGFVSVNTGDSLTLQCFYEGDVAARFYWYKQTPGQIPKLISTFYKYERNGTFHNELKNNPRFTLDTEIGRNHLKITDLQISDSATYFCASSYSYKFEFAEGITVSVKGSGLNIQALVYQSASESIQPGGSVTLNCTVHTGTCDDGEHSVYWFKNSEESHPGLIYTHGGRNDQCKRNTNTQTDTCVYNLPMKSLNLSHAGTYYCAVASCGQILFGDGTKLDVEHEVDSLVLVYFLSGALAFTTILVVLLAFSVCVIIKRNSCQCKESNARFSASSTINAEGHQNEENIHYAALKEHKVNRSRKQKDNTNTECVYSSVKQ